CTTTTAACTCTGCATTTGAACGAAATGATATATATGTGTTGCTCATAATGTATGCTATTAGTGTTTGTACCTATCTCTTCTTCTCCGTTTGCAAAGACAATTTGCTACATTATGGGTAATATGCATACTTATTTTGGGTGGAAAGAGCAGAAGATATGATTTTGTTGGTTAACATAAGATCTTCtagttgttggttacaagagttttgtaatcagtcgttgttgaggctcagagttatttagtgaagttggggttaaatcctgtagaggtacaggtcgtgtttttttacacctttttgagccgggtgttttccacataaaaattattgtgttctttacttcctgttttactgcttccttggaataCGTCAGGCAACCCATTCCATCCATAGGCAACTCTTACGTTAAAGTCACTGATcagtagggcacgtactctaacaagtgTTATCAGAACaaggttgtcttaaaaagggttaacacctaagacaaagatcactatgatgaatttcgcaccacctactggtcacagtgaaggtcaatccactattagacctccactctttaacggttctcactttatttggtggaaagctaggatggaaACGTTTCTTCAAAATgtagattatgaattatggaaCAGAATTACTGATGGACCAATAATTCCCATGAAGATAGTGGATGGAGAACAAGTGAAAAAGACAAGGAGTGAATTTACCCCGGAAGATCTAGTTGCCCTTAAAAAGAATGCAAAAgccaaaaatattcttgtttgtGGTCTTAGTCTAACTGAGTACAATAGAGTGTCTAATTGTAATACTGCTAAACAAATCTGGGATGCATTGGTGAATGCACATGAAGGTACTAGCCaagtgagaaaattcaaaattgcatTACTTTTTACTGAATATGAGGCTTTCGAAATGGGAAAAAATGAGTCACTACAAGAAATGATAACTAGGTTAACTTTGTTAGTAAATGAGTTATCATCTCTAGGAAAGGTTTTATCTACTGAGGAACAGGAAAAGAAGGTCTTGAGAGTCCGACCAAAGTCTAAGTGGAATGTCAAAGTTACAGccataagagaagctaaggatcTCATTAGAATGTCTCTTGATGAGTTAGTTGGTAATTTGAAGACCTATGAGATGGACATGGAAGATCTAAATAGGTCATTTGAAAGTGATGAATCAGATGATGAAACTGCTCTCATGGCCATTGGAGATTCAGACATGGAATAAGATGATGGAAACTCTGAGGTAAGTATTCTTGAACTCAGAGAGAatttgcatttattttctaaaataaaacttatttccttaatgGGTGCTCTAATTGAtaatttccaagaattaacttctgatagggatgagttattcaacaattttgcaagtctcaagtttgattttattgatctagaaacttgttaaaaaaatgttgaaaaggaaAACTTCACTCTTAAGGAACAGGTTAGCAGATTTGATTCATCAAACCTGACCCTTAAATTTGAAGTTCTAAAACTAAGTTCTAAAATTGTctctttttgaaaaagaaaaaaaggtcaaGAGTGAGGAACAAGAAAAGACTGAGTCAGAATTGACTAAGattaaacatgaatacttttgtgaaaaaagaaaaagttagtcaACTGAATCaagaattttttgaattaaaacttgatcttgaaagagctaatagatGGACACATCCTTtaagaattgttcataagttagGTCAAAAAACTCACAATGAAAAGGTTGTGTTGGGCTTTTATAAAAGTTCTACTGCTATTAAAGATCTGTGTTATATTTGTAGTAACCTgggacatccaaccactgaatgtccagttaTAGCAAAAATCaaatctagaagcataagcctagCAAAAGAATCTGGTTCTATGTTAGCACAAGCTAACAAGAAAGTCAAAACTGGTCAGAGAAATATGTCACATAACCTGCTGCCTCGATGGGCTACAAGGAACCTCATATATCCTTTTtgtcataagaaaggacccaagcttgtctagATTCCTAAAGTTAACTCCTAATTTGTTTTGCAAGTGAGAGTGAAAGGAGACAAGAAAAATTAGTACATGGATAGAGCTTTctcaaggcataagactagaagcaaataaagtttctttcacttaCCATTTTTAAAGGGGGAATGGATTTTTTGGAGATAGTTAAAAGAGTATCATTATTAGAtttgaaaagattagaagaaCTAAAACAAAAGCCTTTTTAAAGATGGTCAGATTTGGAGTGCTCGTGTAAGGGGAAAGCAAGggagattctttttttttttacaagaaGGATGACAGTGAAATTGATGAGCATGCATaggaacatgttgtaccacctggttcaactgttgtacagactgagggcatattgacagggggaacaacaaatcaagaaattgatgcatCAATAACATCAACACAAACAGCTGATAATTTTGATGGTAGTTCAAAAGAATTGTTGtcaaaagaatcttgagatatcttaTGGAAATTaatggcttgagactatggtatTCAAAGAAAAGCAATTTCACTTTTGAGGGCTATAAAAATATTGAttatgtgggttacttaattggctggagaagcaccaaaggcactaagtagagagcattttgaaagaaataggttagacttggggatgattaaaattgcatgaactcccctcaatgattgactagaataatcatttttctttttaatcgtATTAGCTAAAATGTTATTCAATTCAATCTTGCACATTTAGTAGAGTGTCCTAATTTCAGATTTTTgactcttctaacctaattttgtattagattgtgcagaaaaataggtacaagcaagcaattgtgaccacaaagttcttcttatcaggtatgctCTACACTGACATAAGTATTGGCTATATAAGTTGAAGCAGTTGAGCACACCTATTCAATTCCTCACACTTCATCCTCCTCTTGTCCTATAATACTGACAaattggttgaccaaattttctttgattctctctAAACGGTTGTGCACAAATGTGTTAATTCTATGCcaaaaatttcttcttctcttttaacCAAAACATCAGTTTTTGTATCATGAATTTGCCAAAcatgatcatcaatcacatgcatcatatgtttctgaagaataaaaagggacatgctctcccttttagttcctaattggctGTTTTTGGGGGACTTCTCAGTCCTAGTTTAGATGACTTATAAAATAACAATGGATGTTCTTGAACAGATAAATCATGTTGCTCTACCTatttcaataaggagggctaatactcatttgaaaaaaaattgataattaagAAATGATTTAGTTGAGAAAAAAATCTGAACTAGAAGCTGCACAAGacagtcatgaagtggaataagaggTCCATGAagctaggatcatgactttgaagcttcAACTTGATTGATAGAtggatgaaaatgttgaagtcattcgtcaattgacacagttgataaCACCTATTCCACTTTCCTCATCAGCTCCTCACTATTCgtatccttagccatgtcccacttttataccatattttttttattaatgctcaATTGTTctgctttgttcagtactagcttaggtttaatgtggaaTATGCTCTGgcagttaaatggaatggttatctttgctaaattgactcatatttttgctctttttaatacattactatgttggctaaagtctttgtctgattgttttggtgatagccccagtggccatgaataacataataaatcgctttggctagtatattattgcattgaaatggttttcgatgatgccaaaatggggaagataagagggttgtgcaatgtttataacccatgGACTAACTTATTTCATTTttgtgttttatactttagtgcctacaggtgaagatgtttgaatgcataaagacaagaggtttgtcatcatcaaaaagggggaatttattgggtacgatgtagttttgatgattgacaaactgataAAGTGATATAAAACATGTCAGTCAAGCTGGTTCGCAGACACATTGTCTCATGTAGCTGAACTTGTAGCAAAATTATAGATGATTAAAgacaagggtggaagaaatcaagaaccaTGTGAGTGGTTAATTATaataaactcaagaaaataaacatattctaatttgaagaagttgaatttgattcaaacacttgatgataaagGGAAAataagttgagttgaaaaaggagtcctatggaaagaaggagtttcacttttgAGCATATCCTGAAGAGTCCTATATATAGAAGTAGGAAAATTCTGCAGATTGAAGAAGTCTACGCGAGATAGGAAACATACTaattgaaggactctttgttagatcaatgaagtttttgatGGCTGACACATGAATGGACCATGTTACTTGAGCTGGTCTAAGTATAGAAAGACAAGTTTCaggtttcactgatagatgcagacaaagatTATTTAAAGTCAGGAATGAATAAGCGAGCcaaattctgatatactcaagttactaatcacgtgagaaattgaagaagttgtggttgagtaaaatacttgaagataagaTGATTtaaggagttggagtttgactataacactaaggagacaagagttgaaattgaagaaggagtctcacttaaagtagaactctatgcaatgagagttctgattaaagggggagtttgaaataaagaataactctttggagagttgtgcttaaatagaagatgcatcattcATAGTAACTTGCATACTTACAAAGAGAGAAAAGGCTAAATACGATCAAATTGAGGGAATTCTGACTGAAGATTCAAGTGCTGCCAGTACAAAGGAACAAGTTGGCGAACCTATTTCATAGGATTAAACTTTACAGTTCATGAGTTagtttaaatgtattgttcttattgagtTATAATTTATTGCTTTCCTAGATTGATTGTTTAGGAAAAATATTGAACTAAGTCAActtcaagtttgggataactcgaagtgggttcaacggtcaagggtgattgttgagttataggaattagagtttataattctagttattgagttataagaattagagtttataatttcagTTATTGAGGTATAGGAATTAAAGTTTATAATTCTTAGTTGTTGGTTataagagttttgtaatcagtcgttgttgaggctcagagttatttagtggaGTTGGGGTTAAATTCAGAAGAGGTACAGGTAGTGGTTTTTACATCTTTTTGaaccgggtgttttccacgtaaaaatcattgtgttctttacttcctATTTTCTTGCTTCCTTGGAGCAGgtcaggcaacccgttccatccATAGGCAACTCTTACATTAAAGTCACTGATCAGTAGGGCATGTACTCTAACATTAAGATTACGACTTTCCCCATGAGTTAAGTCTTATTTAGCACTAGATTCCatgtttatttatgtttttatccaTGAAAGTGATCTTATGCACTGAGTTTGGTATTTTGACATGAAATTTCCATGAGATGGTAAATGATTACAATTTGAGTGTTATGTACTCAAtttacaagaagttcaagttACAATTTATTACAACATGATTGAAGTTTCAGCTTTGATCTTATGTTCTtagataagacatgaaattcataagtttcTTTTTAAGTGTGATTTAAGTGAGAGAAACATTGTTGGTTTTAGTTTTTATAAACCCACATGTtactttaaggtgaatttcataagtatgagcataaGTATATACTTTTGGGgatagtatttaacaccgagagggaaatgtgggtttagcgcatcctatttctcaaaaatacgtgccaccataggtttaagggTCCTCTCCAGAGAGTATCTCCTTGCCCCAAGGGgctaagtttagtgatcactttaagttaaggttctataccgatggcaagggtagaacaactctcctcaatgtgggtaagacattatattccatgctagctcagatggtttatgtaggttataagaatctcccataagaaaaataaagaagattttagaaactaagtgtaatgactcacacgccttattcagatgttgttttatgatttatgcttTATGTGATTTCAGCTTTCggttttattcatgatcaaggtgagtctatttacacttaCCATACATGTTTAATGAGTACGTATGttcaacttcagttttacttattgcattcactctcatatactcggtacatttcagaaatactgaccatatatatgtttatgtggatacattatttcataatgtaggttctggtgttcGTCCTCAGAAATACGATTAACCGCGATCATCATTTCCTACATCCTGtcagttggtgaatcctcatgctCCGAGGGTCAAGATTATGGTTACTTTGGATGTTCATTTAATAAGTAGAAGTTAAGATTTTTGTGCTTTCTTTCGGGTCAACTGCGGTCTGTCTTAGTGACtcttcagtttagttagaggcttgaCACAACCTATCGGTTGTTTATTTCATTTGGACATTCAGACTTTTAGTTGTGGTTTTGTTTATCCTATTTTTATTGAGATTGATATTTCAAATATAATTCAACTTATAAGTTAACATTTCAACTTATGTCCACACTGGGTATTTCTTATTCAGTGCTGAGTGTATATCATGGGGTCAGCTTTGGAGCTACCtgtagtcctaagcaccgtgaGACATCCAGGGGTAGTCTCGAGGCCTTACATCTTATTGCCTTTGTTCCTTGAGTTGGCTTTGTTGAATCAATCCctgctattcattttggtttattTAGTTGTTATTGCTTTCATTTTTGTATTCACTTTATCAAACTGTTTTGAAATGCTTTATTTAAGCTTTggttctatcagaaacaacctcgcTATTTCTATGAATTAGGAGTAAGGTTTGTGTAGACTCAGCTTTATTTAAGCTGCTGGAAAATCCCACACTAGAATGGATGATATATAAAGTCTTCCAACTTAACTACATGCAACAACACTTAATTACTTCTATGTTTGATCCCTTGATGTTATGGTTTACATATGTTTTAAGACAGAAAAACAGCAGTTGATAAACCACATACTACTATTATGTTTTACCTCTACTAGAGAGAACGATGTACAAGACTTTAAGCCATGATAACTCAACGTCGTTAAAACAAACAGCATAGAAGTAGTTTATTAGCAATACTATATAGTATTAGAGAATGAAGTACAAGAGGTGATTCCTAATATGCATCTAACCTAAAATTTATTCTGTAAACTGATAGGTGATACCTAAAATTTATTCTGTAAACTGATAGGTGATACATCACCAAGTTGCACTAATAATTCATTAGCTATACAGTAGATAGATATATATTGTAGTAGTAATGTTTTTGGTCTAAGAGAGCTGAATGTCTGTCTCAATAGTGATCCCTGCTTTCCATTGAGCAGGAATAACAGCCTTATCAGACTCCACCCATTTAGTCTCAGCACCAGCACTTGTGAGGAACCTCACCTTAAGTTCACCACTTGGTGGGTTCGATAGGTCAAACACAGCTCCATAAGCCCTCCTCATTGATAGCCATTCTTTTGTTTCCTCCTGCATCAACATATATATAAGGGAATAATCAGTGGTGCAACGAGTTCGGCTGAACTTAGTAGGTTTGGTTCAAATTTTGTACTTGACTTAAAAATCcattgaatatgtatatattataatttagaaCTCACTTCCTTCAAAAGATCGAATCCATAATTCATCAGCTTCAAATTCTGGATCTGCCTCTAataataattcttttatatttttggtggaaaacatatataaaaattcatgTATGGTAAGATAAGCTTTTAAATTTCACACATACTGTATATAGGTATTTCTTGTAAGCATGCCAATGTGCATGTGCTGATAGCTTTATCGTAATTTCTAGAGCAGCAAGTTGGTGAATATTTTGTGACGTctgttggaaccttgaagttttaatgaatgataatatgaatgaaacaagttgaatttgattcacttaatgataagggaaagtaagttgagttgaaaaagagtcacgttaatacttgcataacaaatctcatctgtTACCTAAACCACAACGCTataccaggttccatataattGGAACAAGTTcaagcaaaatacgggatgttacatccttccccccttaggaacattcatcctcgaatgttagcataactatccCACCAAAACAAGTTCcagcctaagtttaatatccctattatcacatagtatctatatattacacttacttgttattgctctaattcaacatcttggactttctctccgtatttgaacaaatggggtacttagatttcatcacttcttcagcttcccatgttatctcttctacttgttgctTCCTCTAAAGcacttttacagaagctatttctttattccttaacttcgTAACTTGCCTATCTAggatagcaataggtatttcttcataggtaagatcttccataacttgtacatcttcagtaggagtaatatgagatagaTCTCCCATGCATTTTCAAAGCATTGAGACGTGAAATATTGGATATACTGTTGAGAGCTCTTGgagtagctctaattcataagcaacttggcCAAAACTCCGAGTAATCTGGTAGgggcctatataatgtggacttagtttttatttcttaccaaatctcataaccccttcattggtgacaccttcaagagaagaaggagtttcacttctaagCATATCCTTAAGAATCCAATGTgtggaaggagaaagattctaaaaattgaagaattcaaaagagttggagttttactacaacactaaggagacaagattgggaattgaagaaggagtctcacttgaagtagaactctatgtaatgagagttctaattaaagtaggagtttgaaataaagaatgactctttgaagaattgtgcttaaatagaagatgcagcaGCCAGAATAATTCACGCACTTAAAAAAGCAGAAAAGCTCAATCGACaaattgacttcacgaagtgctagtCAATCACTAAAGAAACACGTTGAATAACCTGATCCTTAGtacagaatccagctaagagttttagcgttgatttttagagttgttcattgtgtttgagctattcatgtaatattgtgttataaactgaattaggagctaatctttgagtttggaaaaactcagagactttgggaacacatacGTTGGgtggtgtgtgtagttaggaattagagtttataattcctagttattgagttatagggattagagtttataatttctagttgttgagttatagaattagagtttataatctatttgttggttacaagagttttgtaatcagtcgttgttgaggctcagagtttttTTAGTGAAGttagggttaaatcctgtagcggtgcaggtcgtgatttttttacaccttttgagctgggtgttttccacgtaaaaatcattgtgttttttactttttgtttactgcttccttgaaacacgtcaggcaacacgttccatcgataagcaaacgttaggcgaaaataagaaaatcagtaaGGCACGAATTCTTAGCAACGTCCATATTTTAACTAATACgtttaatgaatttcttaatgaaaatcgTGCCTCTGTCAGAAAAGATTTTGTTAGTATGGTAAATGAGACAAACCTCGAAGACTTCGACACCAAGAATGTCAGTAGCGCCACCTTGATTCATAACAACAACAGCAAGGTAGTTAGGATACTTGCTATGTTCCTGGACTTTAACCATGAGATTTCCTCCACCATATTTGCAAGAAACTCTACGATATTCTACTTCAACCACTCCTTTGGCAAACAGATGCTGAGCCTTATTGGGCTGCTTTGCCAGTTTAGCATAGGCACGTTGGCTGAGAATGAAGTCTGTTCCATGCCCTTCTCCATTGTCAGTCACCACCACCTTTGCACCCTCCTCACTGCACAATTCCTTGTCTTTGCACCTTACCTGTAAATTTTATTTGGTTAATGCTACAATGAGTATTTTAACTAATTATCGTCAATGGTGTAAAGAATTTTTATACTATCCGGTTACCTTTATCTATTACGcataaaagataaattttaaagttaaattatttgtaattatagaaagatgacatttttttggaccaactaaaaagaaaaatgatgtcacataaattgggacaaaggAGTATATAATAAGGTAAAAAATACTTAATAGTATCAGGTTTTTTACGCTAGTAATAATTAAATCCTAATGAAGGATAGTTTACCTGGTAGCAAGCTCCACAGGCAGCTCCATTTTTGTAAAGGCGTTTGGAGGCTGTGCAAACATCCCCGTTGTTCACATCTTTGCCATAGTCTCCGTAGCCACACGCTCCACCTGATTAAAATGTAAATGTTAAAATGTCAAAATGTAGTGCTTGCATAATATGTTCTTATCAGTTCAATATCTGACTCGTGAGTCATTGGTCCACACGATATTAACTCAAAATTTTAAGGAGAAAGTCCATTAGCTTGCTATCCGGGCCTTTGTGCGTCGCTAGGCGTTATACTTCCACTAGCCCAGGCCTGGCGCACCACTTGTATAAAACTAAAAGATGTGTATACAGTTGTAAACTAATGATGTGTATATAGTCGTAGACTTCATGAATTTAACTACACTTTTACTTTCATTTTACATGACACGAGTCCGTTTCGAAATTAGTCATGATATTAATCAATTTTTGGATGAAAACAGACATCAATTTACAAATAAAGTTTTGGCCTGGATCAGTCACATGAAAACTGTATGTACCCACTAAAACGTTGAACTTTATATCAACATAATCTAATTTTTAAGTTTCAAACCAGGAACTACATATGTAACAAAATTAGGAAATCATTTAACACAAAAATGACacataaatctaaacaaaatttgacatttctTTTGATAGGTGTGAGAAAGAGCTAACATACTTGGTGTCCCCATGCCATCTGTGGTGGTGTAATAGGAAACTCTTGAAACATAATTATTGCTGTAGCATAGCATAGGCAACAGCAAAACAATGAAGAGAAAAGtgtaattatttttgagaaaaaacatttttTGTCTCTAGAAAAGAGGTATATAGACAAAGTACAATAATTACAATGGGAATTGTAGTGAATTAATGTGATATTGTTGTGAACAATTCCTATGAATTTATAGGTGTGAGTTCAATAGGAATATCGACGTTTGCTTGCCACATTTCTATTCCACTATGGACAGTGGAAACCAGATGTAAACGAATGGTAAATTAGTCACAAAATTAACTTGATGACACATAATTTCACTAATCATTCATTGAACACCTTAATTAAACCTAGAAAGAACCAAATAGGATCTTTCTCTCCAGATTTTACAttattgtgtatttgaaaatatcgaTAGACGCTTAAACTTGTTTCGAAATTTCACTTGGACCTCTCAACTCAGACTTGTACCTATCAGGTTTCTAATCTACCCAAAATTTGATCCACCTAGGCCTTTTTGGACAATCAGCAAAAGGTATAGAATGTGTGTAACACACTCCCGTGACGTGgcaaaaatgaataattaaaaataaaacatgtgGCAAAtgggatttaaaaaaaaaaactatgagtCAAACCCCATCCCACGCCCACTCCATTAATGACCCAACCCAACCCTTCTCTTTCCCTGCAAAATCACCATTGCCCACATCAATGGCATTTCTCTGAAAATCACCATTGTCCACATCAATGGCGGAAAACACCTAAATGATGACTGGCCGACTATAATTGAACAAATCAAAATTGAACATAAAAATGAAATcattaaaaaccaaaaaattgaattttcatttagtaatcaagaaaaaaaattaaattagcaaAAAATAAAGTCTTTAATTATGTTCGTGttaatcaactttttcctctttATGCTTTCTTCCTACTCTACACTTTAAATTAGGATCTTTTTTtagtggcaattttttttgtcaattttttgatttcaaatttattttttgagaaaaaaaagaggcGAGAGAGGAAGAGCAAGCgagaaagaaaagaagtataagTTTAAATGCTCTAATAGTGATCTCCATTTATTTCGATGAAAAAGGTGGCTGGCAGTGGTGAcagattttacaatttttttaggTGTGcttctctttttaattttcaatatgttagatgagaaagagaagaggcGGAAGAGGAAGAGTGGGAGGAGAGAGATATATGTAGAGAAATTATgagatttgaatattttaatggtggtcTCCATTTTTTTCGTGAAGGAAGAAGGCGACGGGCGGTGGTGAAAGATGTAGGAGAAAAAACTTATAATTGAGGTTGAAGAAGACCCAAAAAAAATTCAGTAAAAATTCACTTTCACGTGCCCACAGTGAGTATATACCACGTGATGTGCGGTGTGGGCAAAAAGGTATAGGTGGATCAAATTTTTGGTGGGTTAGGAGCCTGATAGGTACAAGTCCGAGTTGAAGGCTTCAAGTGAAATTTCGAAACAAGTTTAGAGTCCTATCAATGACTTAAgccttattttaaaaatacatattattttacttgaaaatgaGGGTAATTGCAAATGCATGCATGCCTTCATTTTGCCACTTGGCCTACATTTGTTATGAATACATTGAGAGTGACTCTTATCAAATAGTTAAAGGAGGAGAAGCTTAATTCTAGCTTATAAATAGGCAATATatttagccatcataatatagTAACCAA
The Capsicum annuum cultivar UCD-10X-F1 chromosome 6, UCD10Xv1.1, whole genome shotgun sequence DNA segment above includes these coding regions:
- the LOC107874887 gene encoding expansin-like B1 produces the protein MFFLKNNYTFLFIVLLLPMLCYSNNYVSRVSYYTTTDGMGTPSGACGYGDYGKDVNNGDVCTASKRLYKNGAACGACYQVRCKDKELCSEEGAKVVVTDNGEGHGTDFILSQRAYAKLAKQPNKAQHLFAKGVVEVEYRRVSCKYGGGNLMVKVQEHSKYPNYLAVVVMNQGGATDILGVEVFEEETKEWLSMRRAYGAVFDLSNPPSGELKVRFLTSAGAETKWVESDKAVIPAQWKAGITIETDIQLS
- the LOC124899274 gene encoding uncharacterized protein LOC124899274, giving the protein MMNFAPPTGHSEGQSTIRPPLFNGSHFIWWKARMETFLQNVDYELWNRITDGPIIPMKIVDGEQVKKTRSEFTPEDLVALKKNAKAKNILVCGLSLTEYNRVSNCNTAKQIWDALVNAHEGTSQVRKFKIALLFTEYEAFEMGKNESLQEMITRLTLLVNELSSLGKVLSTEEQEKKVLRVRPKSKWNVKVTAIREAKDLIRMSLDELVGNLKTYEMDMEDLNRSFESDESDDETALMAIGDSDME